The proteins below come from a single Miscanthus floridulus cultivar M001 chromosome 1, ASM1932011v1, whole genome shotgun sequence genomic window:
- the LOC136470759 gene encoding protein PNS1-like isoform X1, producing MGDSKAAVEIEEQIYSPAFGNIEVQDSRGCCSGFTGSVTKLLFIFHLLAFIALTAFLGVQASSHQNPAYKPFSNFIPLVSSVIVSTIAACFWVILAVTNPPKAIKTSLWAAPVSALACDVVILLVGNTAALGIGALVVVFAIAAGLYSCWATGPRLKHASDMLSVSVIRAHLPLTTSCLAVYVLLATFGYMAFWTVAISCIAAAEGHFMNYRMAYVAALLVSMAWTMQVLRYIVYVAVAKLAHGRLIYGIRIPGGALEAFCGTIFGPAFGDICMGAMAVPVNSAVRGLARAMKTATGGNDEFIFSGQGCCFAVSEKMLGRANRWGFVHVGARRKAFCVASRDVWSLFVLCGIAELIDSDLTGSFCFLSSVTSGALASLVSGSWALAMDKDQKKLALPISIYAFLIGYYMCRMMIAWPQACVAAYHVAYAENPQNPQLGTLIPDHLRELQAMAADQDRPRAIHSSDDIDSS from the exons ATGGGAGACTCCAAG GCGGCTGTTGAAATTGAAGAGCAAATTTATTCTCCAGCATTTGGCAACATTGAGGTCCAGGATAGTCGTGGTTGCTGCAGTGGTTTCACAGGCAGTGTAACAAAGTTGCTGTTCATCTTTCATCTGCTTGCTTTCATTGCCCTCACAGCATTCCTAGGCGTCCAGGCCTCTTCCCACCAGAACCCTGCCTACAAGCCCTTCTCCAACTTCATCCCTCTAGTATCCTCTGTCATAGTATCCACAATTGCTGCCTGCTTCTGGGTTATCCTTGCTGTCACAAACCCTCCAAAAGCCATCAAGACCTCTCTCTGGGCTGCCCCTGTTTCTGCACTTGCTTGTGATGTAGTCATACTTCTAGTCGGCAATACTGCTGCACTTGGTATAGGAGCGCTTGTAGTTGTATTTGCAATTGCGGCAGGATTATACAGTTGTTGGGCCACTGGCCCACGTCTTAAGCATGCCTCTGATATGCTTTCCGTTTCTGTCATCAGAGCACATTTACCGCTTACTACTTCATGCCTTGCTGTCTATGTCCTTCTTGCAACGTTTGGGTATATGGCCTTCTGGACAGTTGCCATCAGCTGCATTGCTGCCGCAGAAGGGCACTTCATGAACTACAGGATGGCTTATGTGGCAGCACTTCTAGTGAGCATGGCATGGACCATGCAGGTACTGCGCTACATTGTCTATGTGGCAGTGGCAAAACTGGCACATGGACGTCTCATCTATGGGATTCGCATCCCGGGTGGTGCTTTGGAAGCATTCTGTGGCACGATATTTGGCCCAGCCTTTGGGGACATATGCATGGGTGCAATGGCTGTGCCGGTGAACTCAGCAGTGCGGGGATTGGCTCGAGCAATGAAGACAGCAACTGGGGGCAATGATGAGTTCATTTTCTCAGGACAGGGCTGTTGCTTTGCTGTATCAGAGAAGATGCTGGGACGTGCTAACCGTTGGGGTTTTGTGCATGTTGGGGCGCGGAGGAAGGCATTCTGTGTGGCTTCGCGGGATGTGTGGTCGCTTTTTGTTCTCTGTGGAATAGCAGAGCTTATTGATTCAGACCTCACTGGTTCGTtctgcttcctttcttccgttaCATCAGGCGCATTGGCCTCACTGGTTTCTGGATCATGGGCACTAGCCATGGATAAAGATCAGAAGAAACTAGCTTTGCCCATATCCATCTATGCATTCCTAATCGGTTATTATATG TGCCGGATGATGATTGCATGGCCACAAGCGTGTGTGGCTGCGTACCATGTCGCATATGCAGAGAACCCGCAGAACCCTCAGCTGGGCACGCTGATACCAGATCATCTGCGCGAGCTCCAAGCAATGGCTGCAGATCAAGATCGTCCCAGAGCTATCCATTCTTCTGATGACATTGACAGTTCATAG
- the LOC136470759 gene encoding uncharacterized protein isoform X2 → MGDSKAAVEIEEQIYSPAFGNIEVQDSRGCCSGFTGSVTKLLFIFHLLAFIALTAFLGVQASSHQNPAYKPFSNFIPLVSSVIVSTIAACFWVILAVTNPPKAIKTSLWAAPVSALACDVVILLVGNTAALGIGALVVVFAIAAGLYSCWATGPRLKHASDMLSVSVIRAHLPLTTSCLAVYVLLATFGYMAFWTVAISCIAAAEGHFMNYRMAYVAALLVSMAWTMQVLRYIVYVAVAKLAHGRLIYGIRIPGGALEAFCGTIFGPAFGDICMGAMAVPVNSAVRGLARAMKTATGGNDEFIFSGQGCCFAVSEKMLGRANRWGFVHVGARRKAFCVASRDVWSLFVLCGIAELIDSDLTVPDDDCMATSVCGCVPCRICREPAEPSAGHADTRSSARAPSNGCRSRSSQSYPFF, encoded by the exons ATGGGAGACTCCAAG GCGGCTGTTGAAATTGAAGAGCAAATTTATTCTCCAGCATTTGGCAACATTGAGGTCCAGGATAGTCGTGGTTGCTGCAGTGGTTTCACAGGCAGTGTAACAAAGTTGCTGTTCATCTTTCATCTGCTTGCTTTCATTGCCCTCACAGCATTCCTAGGCGTCCAGGCCTCTTCCCACCAGAACCCTGCCTACAAGCCCTTCTCCAACTTCATCCCTCTAGTATCCTCTGTCATAGTATCCACAATTGCTGCCTGCTTCTGGGTTATCCTTGCTGTCACAAACCCTCCAAAAGCCATCAAGACCTCTCTCTGGGCTGCCCCTGTTTCTGCACTTGCTTGTGATGTAGTCATACTTCTAGTCGGCAATACTGCTGCACTTGGTATAGGAGCGCTTGTAGTTGTATTTGCAATTGCGGCAGGATTATACAGTTGTTGGGCCACTGGCCCACGTCTTAAGCATGCCTCTGATATGCTTTCCGTTTCTGTCATCAGAGCACATTTACCGCTTACTACTTCATGCCTTGCTGTCTATGTCCTTCTTGCAACGTTTGGGTATATGGCCTTCTGGACAGTTGCCATCAGCTGCATTGCTGCCGCAGAAGGGCACTTCATGAACTACAGGATGGCTTATGTGGCAGCACTTCTAGTGAGCATGGCATGGACCATGCAGGTACTGCGCTACATTGTCTATGTGGCAGTGGCAAAACTGGCACATGGACGTCTCATCTATGGGATTCGCATCCCGGGTGGTGCTTTGGAAGCATTCTGTGGCACGATATTTGGCCCAGCCTTTGGGGACATATGCATGGGTGCAATGGCTGTGCCGGTGAACTCAGCAGTGCGGGGATTGGCTCGAGCAATGAAGACAGCAACTGGGGGCAATGATGAGTTCATTTTCTCAGGACAGGGCTGTTGCTTTGCTGTATCAGAGAAGATGCTGGGACGTGCTAACCGTTGGGGTTTTGTGCATGTTGGGGCGCGGAGGAAGGCATTCTGTGTGGCTTCGCGGGATGTGTGGTCGCTTTTTGTTCTCTGTGGAATAGCAGAGCTTATTGATTCAGACCTCACTG TGCCGGATGATGATTGCATGGCCACAAGCGTGTGTGGCTGCGTACCATGTCGCATATGCAGAGAACCCGCAGAACCCTCAGCTGGGCACGCTGATACCAGATCATCTGCGCGAGCTCCAAGCAATGGCTGCAGATCAAGATCGTCCCAGAGCTATCCATTCTTCTGA